The window CCACCTCCGCCGCGTGCGCGACACCGATGGCCAGGCCGGCATCCTTGGCGCCGAGCCCGGTGGACCACCAGCCCTCCTGCGAGCCGGTCAGCACACCCTCGAAACGGTTCTTCAACCCCGGCGCGACCATGGGACTGGCGCTCAGCAGCTCACGGAGCTGGTCGTCACTGAGGCCGCCGGCCCGGCCGACCGCGAACGACTCGGCCAGGGCGACCACCTCCGACAGCAGCAACAGGTTGGTCGCCAGCTTCGCGGTGATGGCCATCGGCGCGGTGTCGTAGCGGCGCACGGTGCTCGCCAGCGGCGCCAGCACCGGCTCGAGGCGGTCGACGAGGTCGCCGTCACCACCCGCGAGATACGTGGCCTGGCCGGCCCGCACCACGACCGGGCTCCCCAGCACCGGCACGGCGAGGAAACGAGGCGAGAACTCGGCGGCCAGCTCGCCGCTCAGCGTGGGCGACACCGTCGAGCAGTCCACGTAAACGGTCCCGTCGGCGATCGAGGACCGCAGCTCCCCGAAGGCAACAGCCCGGACGGCCGCGTCGTTGGCCAGCATCGTGATCGCGACCTCGGCTCCCTCGACGGCCTCGGCGACACTGTCCGCTTCCCGGCCGCCCGCCGACACGATCTCGGCCGCCCTGCCCCGGGACCGGTTCCACACCGTCACCCGGTGGCCGCCCTCGAGCAGCCGCCCCGCGATCGCGCGACCCATCCGTCCCATCCCCAACACCGCGACGTCCATTGCAGCCTCCTCAGGCATCTCTCCTCAAGGCTGGCCCGCGAACGCCGGGTCGTCGTCGCGGCCAGCACCCATCCCGGTATGCCTGCTGGCTGCGATGCCCGACCGCGCCGATGGCGAGAACCTGGGGAAGACGGCTTTGCCAACGGCGAGGAGTGCGTCGACGCCCTCGAGCCGGTTCCTGACGAGCTGGTCAACCTCGATCAGCACCGCCAGGTCATCGCTGCCCGTGTGCGGAAAAGGCGGATCTGCAGGCCGAGCCGCCGGGCGGGGCGACAGCCCCCAGTTCGTCCCGGTCCTGGCCGGGATTCGGGTGCCCCGGCTGGGCGGTGGCCGGCCGCGGACACGTCCGGATCGGGTGCCGGCGGACAAGGATGCGGCTCATCCGGCTGCCTCCGGTGTCATGGCGTGGGCGGCGGCTTGGGTCGAGCCGAGGAAGTCCCGGGTCGCGATGTGTGCGACGTAGCCGTCGGGCCGGATGAGCAGCAGGGTGTCGCCTTCGAGTCCGTAGACGCGGCGGAAGTCGCGCTCAGGATCGGTGAGCACGTGGTCGGCCTTGGCATCGGCGTCGACGACGACACGCCGCAGCGGCGCTCCCGCGGCCGGCCAGCGGAGTTCCTCGCTCGCCACGGCGGCATCCGGTCCGGTTGCGACCGCGGTGAAGTGCGGTCCCCGGTAAGTGTCGAACAGGCGCGCCTTCGTCCCGTCCGTGCCGAGCAGTTCGGTGTCCGGCGCGCGGTCGCCGACGTGGAGGGTCGTCGTGCTGTCGGTTCCGCTCGGTGCGAGCGGACCACCGTAATAAGTCAGCGACAGCTGCTGCTCGTCCTTGCCGCGGCGCATGCTCGCCGGGTCGAGCTTCGCGATGCCTTCGTACTTCTGCGTGGACAGGCCGAGCACGCCCGCGGCGATGGGCAGGCGTTCGGCTTCGTAGCTGTCCAGCAGCCGTGCGTCGGCCCCGGCGAGGACCTGGCCGAGCTTCCAGCCGAGGTTGTAGGCGTCCTGGATGCCGGTGTTGAGGCCTTGCGCGCCCGCCGGGGTGTGCACGTGCGCGGCGTCGCCGGCGAGGAACACCCGCCCGCGGCCGTAGGCCTCCACCATCCGGATGTTGGGCCGGAACACCGACCGCCACTGGATGTCGCGCAGCTCGATGTGCCGGTTGCGGGTGTGCGCCCGGATCCGCTGGGTGATCGCTTCCTCGCCCTCGGGCGGCTCTTCGTCCGGAGACAGGCGGATCATCCACTGGAACAGGTCGGTGTGCGGCAGCGGGCAGGCGCCGACGAACCGGCCCTTCACCCCCGGCCAGATGTGCCAGCGGTCACGGGACAGGCCCGTGGTGACGGCGTCGACGATGAGCACCCGGTCCTGTTCGTCGGTCTCGCCGAGGAAGCCCAGGTCGAGGTGCTTGCGCACGGCGCTCGAACCGCCGTCGGCGCCCACGAGGTAACGAGCGGTGATCTCTTCGGCGCCGTCGTCCGTGGCTACGGTGGCGGTGACCGACGTGCTGTCCTGCTCGAACTCGACGAGTTCCCGGCCGTACTCGACCCGGACGCCCAGCTGTTCGAGCCGGTCGTGCAAAACGCGGTCGGTGCGGAACTGCGGCATCAGCCGGGTGTTCGGGTAGGGGACGTCGGTGGTGCGCTCGCGGTTGCGGAACATGCGCCACGGGGCGACCACCGGTCCCAGGTGGATGCCCAGGCGGGGGTAGTCGCTGCTGGCGGCGAGGACGTCGTCGAGCGCGCCGAGGTCGCCGAACACCTCCAGGGTCCGCGGCTGGATGCCCTTGGCGCGTGAGCCTTCGAACGAGTGCGGGGCCTGGTCGATGATCCGGACGTCCAGACCGCGACGGACGAGGTCGATCGCCAGCGTGGTGCCGGTCGGGCCGGCACCGGCGATCAGGACGTCGATGGTCCTTGGAGGGTTCTTCATGGTTCGAGCCGATCTGGGTGGGAAACGGCGAAGGACGCGATTGTGTCGCCGACGTCCTCCGGTCGTTCGAAGGGGGCCATGTGGCCGCACTGGGCGATGACGTCGGTCCGCCGCGGGCGCAGCAGCTCGCTGACGGTGTCGAGGTGGGTGATCGGGGTGACCCGGTCGTCGTCGCCCCACACCAGCAGGACCGGAATGCCGAGCGTGCCCGTCCGCCGGAACAGCTCCTGCCGCCGGTACAGCGGAAAGTCCTGCAGCGTCTGGAAGAACGAGTAGAGGGAGCCCTCGTACCGGTAGGCGTCCCGCACCATCGCGACCAGTTCGGCGGAGCGGGCCGGGTCGCGCACGTTGTGCCCGAGGTGCCCGTCCAGCAGCCCGCGGCCGAAGCGCCGGGCGACGAATCCGGCCACCAGGTCGTTGCGCAGCAACCGTTGCGGCAGGGGACGCTCGCCCAGGCCGGCCGGGCCCACGATGGTGAGGGTGGCCACGCTGTCGGGGTACCGGTTGGCGTAGGCCATCGCGACCAGGGCGCCCATCGAGGTCCCGACCACGTGCCGCCGTGGCCCGAGGTCCAGCGCCGAGGTCAGCTCGGCCAGCTGCTGGACGAACAAGGCTTCGTCGTAGGTGCCCCGGACGCGGTCGGAGCAGCCGCGGCCGTAGGCGCTGTAGGCCAGGGTGCGCAGGCCGCGGGCGTGCAGCCGCGCGGCGAGGTCGTCCCAGTAGAACAGCGGGATCGTGATGCCGCCGACCAGTACGACGAGGTCACCGTCGCCCGGACCGCCCAGCTCGTAGTGCGTCATCCCGTCGGACAGATCGACGAAGCTGCCCCGCAGGGTGCGCCGCGTTGCCGCGTCGAGCCGGCGGTCCTCATCGGCCGCGACGAAGTACTTCACCGCCGCTCCTCGCGCCGCGACGTTCCGGTGATCGAGGGCAGGAACTCCGCGATCGCCGCGGCCACCCAGTCCGGGTCCTCTTCCGGGAGCAGGTGCCCGCCGTCAGGGTGCACGCGCTCCTGCGCGGCCCGGATGTCGCGAGCGAAGTGCTGCCCGTCGACGTCGGCGCTGCGCAGGACCAGCGTCGGGACCGCGATCTGCTTGATGTCGGCGCTGCGGTCCGGCTGGTCGGTGTTGGCGAAGTCGACGAACGCCGCCCTGTTGCCCGGCCGGCTGGTCAGCGCGTGCACCCGGTCGACCATGGCGTCGTCCACGATCGTCGAGTTCGGGCCGACCGCGTCCCGCAGCCCGCGTTCGGTCGCGCGGCGCGGGAGCCACCGCCGCAGCAGCGGGCGGAGTAACCGGTTGCGAGCCAGTTTCAGCCCGGCGGGCAGGGACTTCCCCGGGTAGCCGGTGGCGTTGATCAGGATCAGCCCGTCGACCCGCTCCGGCGCGTCCAGAGCCAGGTTCCACGCGATGTTGCCGCCCAGCGAATTTCCGGCCACCGCGAAGTGCGGCACCTGCAACGCGGTCAGGAAGCGGGCGATCGTCGTCGCGTACGTCCGGACGCGGTAGTCGCGGTCGGGCCGCGGACCCGTCCGCCCGAAGCCGGGCAGGTCCGGCCGGATCACGTCGTAGGACGCCGACAACAGCGCCGCCACCCGCTCGAAGCCCTCCAACGACGACCCGCTGCCGTGCAGCAGCACCAGCGTCGGCCCCTGACCTGCGCGTTTGTAGTGCACGCGCAGGTCGTCCACTGAGCCGGACCGGACGCCGTGGGTGAAAGCAGAGTCGCTCGCCATAATGGCAACAGTGTTGCCGTTATTGCTGGGCGTGTCAACCGGACGTCATACTGACGGGTGTGACCAGTTCGCCCCGCCCTCCCGCCGACGCCGCCACGTCCTCCCGGCGCTCCCGCGGCCGTCCTGCTGTCCCGCTGGAGCGGATCACTGCCACGGCACTCCAGATCGTCGACGAGGAAGGCGCCGAGGCGCTGTCGATGCGAACACTCGCCCAGCGGCTCGAATCCAGTACGGCGACGCTGTACCGTCACTTCGCCAACCGGGCCGAGCTGGCCACTCACGTGGCTGATCGGGTATTCGGCGAGGTCGATCTCGACCTGGAGGCACTCGCCTCGATGGGGTGGGAAAAGGCGTGCCGCACCGTCGCGCACTCGATGTTCGACGTACTCGGCCGGCACCACAAGGTAGCGGCCCTGCTGGTCAGCCATGCGCCGATCGGCCCGCACGCGCTGAGGCTGCGTGAGCGCTGCCTGGCCGTCCTGCTCGACAGTGGCTTTCCGCCGCATACGGCGGCACGCGCCTATGCCGCATTGGCGCGGTTCGTCCTGGGCTTCGCGATCCAGCTCACCGGCACGACGGACGCCTCGGAAGAGCAGCGGCTGGCCGCCGTCTTCCGCGACCTTTCCGCGACGGACTTCCCCGCCACCCACGCCGTCGCCGAATCGTTGCCGGTGCCGCTCGAGGAAGAATTCGCGTTCGGATTGGATCTTCTTGTCGACGGCCTGCGTCAAGCGCGTCATCACGGCCGAAGTTCCTGACGTCGCAGTGACAGCATGGCGGGCGGTGCGCCGGACTCGCCCCCTACGCGAGCCCGGCGACCGTATCCCCTGGTGGCCCCCAGCCGTCGGTGAGGACGCCGGTCCCCGCATGCAGTCCCGGCAACCGCACACGCCGGTGAAACCCGTACCCGGGCGGTCCGTGACGAGGTTGCAGATCATGAACACCCGACCGGGGGATGTCCGGCAACCTCGCGAGACGCTGGCCCGCGCCACTCTTTGCCGACTTTCTGCACGTGGAGCGGGGTATCGCGCTGGTGACAGGTTCCGGCGGTTCGGTCGCGGCAGTCGAGCTTCTGGCTGGGCTATCCGGGTTACGGTGGCCACGCACGGAGACCCGCGGCCGGTCGATCTGGGGCGGGCGCGGGTGTGCGCGATGCGCGGTCGCCCATTCGTCGGCGAGAGTGGGGAGGATCATTGCCGCGAGTCGACTGTCGTGGGGCTGCGCACGACCAAGGGGTGAGTGGTGGATCGGGAGACGGGGTTCGCGGTTGCCGAGTTCGATCGGGCGCTGGACACCTGGTGCTCGTGGACAGGACGGCACGAGGCGATGGCGCACGTGCGGTTTGTGGCCCGCGTGCTGCGCGAGCGGGGGGCGTGGCCGGAGTTGGTGCGCGGGTGGGCGGAATCCGACGAACGCGGAGACGCCGACGGCGCCTGGCGGATGGGCTGGGTGCTGCTCGACCAGGGCGACCGGGCCGGATCGGAGCGCGCGTTCGGGCGGGCGGCCCAGCGGGGCAATCTTTCCGCTCTGTTCAAAGTGTGCGGTGAGCGCGCCAGGGCCGGTCTGGACGCCACCGCACTGCAGACGGAGTACGAGCGGGCCTCGCGGCGCCGGCAGGAGGCCGATCAACTGGCCGACCAGCGCGGTGACGCCGATGCTGCCTACCGAATCGGGTTCGACTTGGTCGCACGATCGAGCGTGCTTGAGACGGAGTTGTCGGCCATCCCCGACATCAGCTCCCGGCGCAAGTACAAGAGATGGCAGGCAGTCGCCCGCGAGAAGCGCGACCAGGCCCGGGAACTGCGGCGGTCGGGCGAAGCGGCGCTGCGGCGTGCGGCCGAGCGCGGCAGCGCCGACGCCGCCGCCAAACTGGGCGCGCTCGAGCACGAGGGATACCCGTCGAACGACTCGGATCAGCAGCAGAACGAGCGGGCCCTGCCGTGGTATCGGCTGGCCGACGAACTCGGTCACCCCGCCGGCTCGTGGTGGCTCGGCCACATCCTCGCGGCCCGTGGCGACCATGACGAAGCCCAAGCCGCGTATCGGCGCGCCGAAATCCGCGGCCACCCGCTCGCGGCCTCAAGCCTGGCGTCGCTGCTGAGCCGGCGCACGCCTCTTGACCGGCAAGCCCTCGAAGCCGCCTACCGCCGGGTCACCGAGATCGACTACGACCCGAACGGCTGGGTCAAGCTGGCCGGGCTGCTCCAGCAACGAGACGATCTCGACGGCGCCGAAGCGGCCTACCAGCGGGCCGTCGAACGAGGTGCCCGTGAGGCGGCCTTCGCTCTTCGACGCCTGCGCGAGCAGCGCGCCACGAAGCCGTCCTTCACGTAGTCGCCGGGCGCGAACCAGCGCTCCGGCCGCTTCCGTTCGGCGATCTCCAGGGGCAGCAATCTCCAGCCGCCGCGACGCCGGCCCGCTGCACCGGCTCCACCACGACAGCCGACACCGCCGTCCCGCTCACGCGAGGGCAACAAACACCCTGTCCGGGTGCAGAACTGGACGGCTACCGCGCCGGCATGCGCGTCGCCCGGTGACAACCAGCTTCCCGGCAACTGATGCGCGCCGGTCCCGTCACACCGGGTCGAACAGCACCGGGACTTCACGGGGACTGCGGAGCTTGGGCCCCAGAACCCACGCGAGATCCTCGGCGGGCTCGGCCAGGCGAAGGTTCGGCAGCCGCCTGAAGAGCAGTTCCAGCGCCACTTCTCCTTCCAGGCGGGCCAACGGCGCACCCACGCACAGGTGGATGCCGTGGCCGAAGGCCAGGTGGGAACGCCACTCGTCGACCACGAACCGTTCGGCGGCGGCGAAGCGGGCCGGGTCGCGGTTGGCCGCGGCCAGCGAGATCACCACCGCGTCGCCCTTCCTGATCGGCGTCTCGCCGATGGTCATGTCCTCGGTGGCCCAGCGGTTCACCGACGTCTGGACGGGCGAGTCGTAGCGCAGCGACTCCTCGACCGCGATCTTCCACGGCAGCGAGCCGTCCAGCAGCTTGGCGAGTTCCGTCGGGTGCTGGAGCAGGCGCAGTCCCGCCGCCGCGATCAGCGGTCCCGTGCTGACCATGCCGGCGCCGAGGAGGACGTACAGCATGCCCTCCAGTTCCTCGGCACTGTGCACGACGCCGCGTTCGAGGCCCTCGATCATGATCGTCGTGACGTCGTCACCGCGGTGGGACCGCTTGTACGCGATCAGGTCGCGGACGTAGGCCATCAGCTCGTCGGTGGCCGGGCCGCCGCCGTACGGCGCCTCGGTGTAGCCCGCCACCAGGAATCGGTCGATGCAGCGGCTGACCTCCATCCGCTGGTCCTCCGGGATCCCGTAGTAGTCGTGGATCACCGCCCACGGGATCGGCCAGCTGTAGTCCGCCACCAGATCGGCCCGGCCGGTGCCGGCGAACTCGTCGATCAGCGCGTGGCACGTCTCGAGCACCCTGGGCCGCAGGCGTTCCGTCGCCCCCGGGCTGAGGATCGGGCTCACCAGGTGCCGCAGCCGGGTGTGGTCCGGCGGGTCCTTGCCGAGCAGGTCGCCGTGGTCCTCCGGGCTCTCGTCCGGCTTCCCGGCGTGGCGCCGGTCGTGGCTCAGCCTGCGGTCCGCCAGGCACGCGCGGGCCTCGGCGTGCGTGGTGACCAGCCACGCGGTGCCTTCGCCGTCCGGGCCGGGCACGCTGGCCACGGGCATGTCCTCGCGCAGCCAGGCCAGGTTCTCGTACGGATCCGGATCACCCTGTCCTTGCCGCGAGACGAAGTCCGGCAGCCGGACGTGCGCCATGGCGAATCCTCCCCAGTGGTATTTGCCGGCGGGTCATTCCGGCCCGGAATGGTGCGGTAACGCCAATTGAGCGGGCTCTCGCCGGCCACCAAATGACCGGTACCGGATCATGACCCTTTCCGAGACTTACCAGCATCCCGGCGTCCGTGCAAGGAGGTTGATTCGATTGGCGGAGGGGGGCCTGTCGGTCTTTCACGAACGCGGCCGGTGGTTGGTTGACAGGACGCTGGTGCTGGTTCATCCTGGGACGGAGCGAACTTGGGGATGGATGGCCGTCTGCGTTGTCGCGCAGCGGAAACAGGGGTCGATGGGGGCAGGGCAACAGCGGGCAGTCGATCTTCCGATCGTGGTCGCCCGGTCACCGGAATGGATTAACCGAACGGCGCGTGCCGGTCGTCCGGAAGCGCTGTCCGCGATTGATCCGCCACGTGATTCGTCCGCTTCGGCGCTGTTTCGCATACCTGCGAAAAACGGGATGGACCGGTGCACACGCGCCGGTGATCGGACATTCCGGTGTCCATTCCGGCGGGAATGGTGGCCGAGGACAGAAGGGGACTGGGGATGACCTCCGGCAAGACCGTGCTGGACCGGTTCGCCGAGCAGGTGGCCACGCGCCCGTCGGGGCCCGCGCTGGCGTGCGGCAGCGGCCGGCTGACCTACGCCGAGCTCGACGCGCGCGCCACCCGGATGGCCGCGGCGCTGCAGGACCGGGCGATCGGTACGGAGTCCCGGGTCGGCCTG of the Amycolatopsis sp. NBC_01488 genome contains:
- a CDS encoding FAD-dependent oxidoreductase → MKNPPRTIDVLIAGAGPTGTTLAIDLVRRGLDVRIIDQAPHSFEGSRAKGIQPRTLEVFGDLGALDDVLAASSDYPRLGIHLGPVVAPWRMFRNRERTTDVPYPNTRLMPQFRTDRVLHDRLEQLGVRVEYGRELVEFEQDSTSVTATVATDDGAEEITARYLVGADGGSSAVRKHLDLGFLGETDEQDRVLIVDAVTTGLSRDRWHIWPGVKGRFVGACPLPHTDLFQWMIRLSPDEEPPEGEEAITQRIRAHTRNRHIELRDIQWRSVFRPNIRMVEAYGRGRVFLAGDAAHVHTPAGAQGLNTGIQDAYNLGWKLGQVLAGADARLLDSYEAERLPIAAGVLGLSTQKYEGIAKLDPASMRRGKDEQQLSLTYYGGPLAPSGTDSTTTLHVGDRAPDTELLGTDGTKARLFDTYRGPHFTAVATGPDAAVASEELRWPAAGAPLRRVVVDADAKADHVLTDPERDFRRVYGLEGDTLLLIRPDGYVAHIATRDFLGSTQAAAHAMTPEAAG
- a CDS encoding NAD(P)-dependent oxidoreductase yields the protein MDVAVLGMGRMGRAIAGRLLEGGHRVTVWNRSRGRAAEIVSAGGREADSVAEAVEGAEVAITMLANDAAVRAVAFGELRSSIADGTVYVDCSTVSPTLSGELAAEFSPRFLAVPVLGSPVVVRAGQATYLAGGDGDLVDRLEPVLAPLASTVRRYDTAPMAITAKLATNLLLLSEVVALAESFAVGRAGGLSDDQLRELLSASPMVAPGLKNRFEGVLTGSQEGWWSTGLGAKDAGLAIGVAHAAEVELPSAAVVRSRYEKAAASGPAQADIATVTELYR
- a CDS encoding TetR/AcrR family transcriptional regulator; this encodes MTSSPRPPADAATSSRRSRGRPAVPLERITATALQIVDEEGAEALSMRTLAQRLESSTATLYRHFANRAELATHVADRVFGEVDLDLEALASMGWEKACRTVAHSMFDVLGRHHKVAALLVSHAPIGPHALRLRERCLAVLLDSGFPPHTAARAYAALARFVLGFAIQLTGTTDASEEQRLAAVFRDLSATDFPATHAVAESLPVPLEEEFAFGLDLLVDGLRQARHHGRSS
- a CDS encoding cytochrome P450 family protein, producing the protein MAHVRLPDFVSRQGQGDPDPYENLAWLREDMPVASVPGPDGEGTAWLVTTHAEARACLADRRLSHDRRHAGKPDESPEDHGDLLGKDPPDHTRLRHLVSPILSPGATERLRPRVLETCHALIDEFAGTGRADLVADYSWPIPWAVIHDYYGIPEDQRMEVSRCIDRFLVAGYTEAPYGGGPATDELMAYVRDLIAYKRSHRGDDVTTIMIEGLERGVVHSAEELEGMLYVLLGAGMVSTGPLIAAAGLRLLQHPTELAKLLDGSLPWKIAVEESLRYDSPVQTSVNRWATEDMTIGETPIRKGDAVVISLAAANRDPARFAAAERFVVDEWRSHLAFGHGIHLCVGAPLARLEGEVALELLFRRLPNLRLAEPAEDLAWVLGPKLRSPREVPVLFDPV
- a CDS encoding alpha/beta fold hydrolase, yielding MKYFVAADEDRRLDAATRRTLRGSFVDLSDGMTHYELGGPGDGDLVVLVGGITIPLFYWDDLAARLHARGLRTLAYSAYGRGCSDRVRGTYDEALFVQQLAELTSALDLGPRRHVVGTSMGALVAMAYANRYPDSVATLTIVGPAGLGERPLPQRLLRNDLVAGFVARRFGRGLLDGHLGHNVRDPARSAELVAMVRDAYRYEGSLYSFFQTLQDFPLYRRQELFRRTGTLGIPVLLVWGDDDRVTPITHLDTVSELLRPRRTDVIAQCGHMAPFERPEDVGDTIASFAVSHPDRLEP
- a CDS encoding alpha/beta fold hydrolase gives rise to the protein MASDSAFTHGVRSGSVDDLRVHYKRAGQGPTLVLLHGSGSSLEGFERVAALLSASYDVIRPDLPGFGRTGPRPDRDYRVRTYATTIARFLTALQVPHFAVAGNSLGGNIAWNLALDAPERVDGLILINATGYPGKSLPAGLKLARNRLLRPLLRRWLPRRATERGLRDAVGPNSTIVDDAMVDRVHALTSRPGNRAAFVDFANTDQPDRSADIKQIAVPTLVLRSADVDGQHFARDIRAAQERVHPDGGHLLPEEDPDWVAAAIAEFLPSITGTSRREERR